Part of the Brassica oleracea var. oleracea cultivar TO1000 chromosome C8, BOL, whole genome shotgun sequence genome is shown below.
CTGTAACGTAATCTCCCCCTGTGAATAATGGACATAGTCTTATCTTCACAGATCATGCAAACGTCGCATTCCGATACCGTAAACGTGTTTTTGGAACGTTGCAGTCGGAAAAGCTTTTGTGAACAAGTCAGCCGGATTGTCGCATGACCGTACATATTCAATGTCCACTTCTTTATTTTTCTTGAGCTCCCGTATGTATGAGAAAAATCTTGGAGGGATTTGCTTTGTTCTGTCGCTTTTGATGTAACCTTCTTTGAGTTGAGCGACACAAGCCGAGTTGTCTTCAAATATTCTCGTCGGCTCTTTCTCGTTGACTATTTCGCTTGCTTCTTGTATGTGTTGACTCATTGATAGAAGCCACACACATTCTCGACATGCTTCGTGAAGCGCAATAGTTTCTGCATGATTCGAAGAAGTCGCAACCAGAGTTTGTTTCTGGGACCGCCAAGAGATCGTGGTTCCACCAATTGTAAAAACATAGCCGGTTTGCGATCGAGGCTTGTGAGTATCTGATAAGTATCCTGCATCTGCAAAACCAACCATACCAAACTCGGGTTTTCTAAACTATATTAACTCTAAATCAATTGTACCTTGGAGGTAACGGAATACATGCTTTATTCCGTCCCAGTGCCTACGAGTAGGAGCAGAACTATATATTGCCAGGAGGTTAGTAGCAAAGGCAATATCAGGCCTAATACAGTTTGCAAGATACAAAAGCCCACCGATAGCACTCATATAAGGTACTTCAGGACCTAATATCTTCTCGCTATCTTCGCAGGGCCTAAAAGGATCTCTCTCAACATCGAGAGTTCTACCANNNNNNNNNNNNNNNNNNNNNNNNNNNNNNNNNNNNNNNNNNNNNNNNNNNNNNNNNTTGATGCACAAATCACAAATATTCCTTCTCGGAGATGCTCTATCTGGAGCCCAAGACAAAACTTTGTCTTGCCGTGATCTTTCATTTCGAACTCCTCTTTCATATGAGTTCGAGCATCATCAACCTTCTTTTGAGTTCCAATTATGTTCAGGTCATCTACATATACAACAATGATCACAAAGCCAGATGACGATTTCTTTATAAAAACGCATGGACATATCGCATTATTCACATATCCTTTACTCAAAAGATATTCACTTAAGCGATTGTACCACATGCGTCCAGATTGTTTTAATCCCTAAAGTGATCGCTGTAACTTGACCGAACAAATCTCCCTGGATTTTTCTTTTGATGCCCCTGGCATTTTCAATCCCTCAGGGAGTTTCATATATATATCGTTATCCAACGATCCATACAAATATGCAGTCACAACGTCCATAAGATGCATTTCAAGATTTTTAGATGCCGTTAGGCTCATCAAAAATTTAAACATAATTGCATCCATTACCAGGGAATACGTTTACTCAAAATCAATTCCCGGTCTTTGAGAAAAATCTTGGGCAACTAATCGGGCTTTATATCGTGTTACTTCATTTTTCTCATTTACTTTTCTCTCGAATACCCACTTATACCCAACAAGATTTATATTCTCAGGCGTTATGACTATAGGTCCAAAGACATTTCTTTTATTCAGAGAGAGTAATTCAATTTGAATGGCCTTCTTCCACTCCTCCCAATCATGTCTTTTCTGACATTCCAAAATGGACCATGGATCGGGATCATCATTTTCATGATCGATCTCTTTGGACACAGAAAAGGAGAACATTCCATCAACATCTTTTATCTATTACTTTTCATCAAGGGCGTAGTTGATGGAANNNNNNNNNNNNNNNNNNNNNNNNNNNNNNNNNNNNNNNNNNNNNNNNNNNNNNNNNNNNNNNNNNNNNTATGCCTTCTTTCAGACATTTTTCAGTATCAGGTTCTTCTGGAACCTTACTTTGTTCATCCAATTTCTTTTTCTTTCGGAGATTTTTATCTTTAGAACCCGCTGGCCTCCCCCTCTTTAACTGAACCCTAGGTTCATTCGTTTTGTTTCCATCAGTTTGTTCTTTTGGAACATCAACTCTGGATAGAACATTTTCAGCGGGTATACATGATTTCGTCACCCTTCTCGTATCTGTGAACGCATCTGGTAACTGGTTTGCCAAATTATGCAAATGCACAATTTTCTGAACTTCCAGCTCTCTTTGATTCGTAGGAGGAACAAGGTGTAACAACGACGGTGTACACCAAGTAATCTCTTTAGGAATTCTATTAATTCCACCCTCTAACGATGGAAATTCATCCTCATTAAAATGGCAATCGGCAAATCGTGCCGTAAACATATCACCAGTTACTGGTTCCAGATATCTTATTATACTTGGTGACGTATAACCCACATATATTCTCAATCTCCTTTGTGGGCCCATTTTTGTTCTTTGTGGTGGTGCTATCGGAACATAGACCGCACACCCAAAGACACGGACATGGGATACATCTGGCTCTTGCCCAGATGCCAATTGTAATGGGGAGTACTTATGATATGCACTCGGTCTTAGCCGAACCAGTGCAGCCGCATGCAATATAGCATGACCCCATGTAGAAATTGGGAGCTTTGTTCTCAAGACTAACGGTTTTGCAATCAACTGCAACCGTTTTATCAATGACTCGGCTATGCCATTTTGTATATGCACATGGGGAACTGGATGCTCCACTTCAATCCCCATTGACATACAATAATCATCAAAGGCTTGCGATGTAAATTCACCAGCATTATCAAGCCTTACTTTCTTAATGTCATACTCTGAGAACTGCGTTCTCAGCTTTATTATCTGGGCAATGAAATTTGCGAAAGCCGTATTTCGTGTCGTCAAAAGAGACACACTTGACCATCTACTAGATGCGTTAATCAATAGCATGAAATACTTAAACGGCCCGCACGGTGGGTGGATCGGCCCACATATATCACCATGTATTCTTTCCAAAAACATTGGTGATTCATTGCCTACTTTTGCTGGTGATGGCCGAGTTATCTTTTGCTGGTGATGGCCAAGTTATAAGTTTTCCTTGAGAACATGCATTACATATAAACTCGCCCGTTTGCAAAAATTTTCCATTTTTCAACGGATGGCCATTCGAATTTTGCACTATCTTTCTCATCATNNNNNNNNNNNNNNNNNNNNNNNNNNNNNNNNNNNNNNNNNAAACTTCATGTTTACCACGGCATAGGACTCAGTCATGGTTATTTTCGTACAATATAGTCCAGAGGATAACATTCTTAACTCTTCCAATATATGTTTCCTCTCGGACTAAATGCAAAGAATTTCAATGCCATCTTTACTCATAGTCTCAATATGATATCCATTTCTTCGGCATTCCTTTCATTTTCGTGAAAGTCTTTATTATTTCTTTCATCATAGGGACGAAATCTTCTTCCTCGTCCTCTTCCACGACCATGATAACGGTTTCCACTACGTCCACGACCTCGTCCTCTTTTATTATCATAACTGGATGATACAACATTCACTTCAGGGAATGGAGCAGATCCAGTGGGACGAGCTTGATGGTTTAAAGTCACGAGTTGATTAATCTGCTCCGCTACAAGGAGGACTTGCATCAACTCCGAGTAACGGGTATATCCATTCACCCGGTACTGTTGCTGCAGGATTACATTTTTAGGATTGAACGTGGAGAGAGTAATTATATCATAATCACTTATTTTCTCTCCACATAACATCATCCTCGAAGTAATTCCGAACATCGCAGAATTAAACTCACTAACACTTTTGTAATCCTGGAACCGGAGATGGATCCACTCGTGTTTAGCTTTCGGTAAGATCACATATTTCTGGTGATCGAACCTCTCTTTTAAAGATTTCCAGAGGTCAAAAGGATCCTCTTTCGTAATATATTCATCCTTTAAACCATCATGGATGTGGTGTCGTAAAAATATCATGGCTTTTGTCTTTTTCTCATCCGACACCGTTTTCGAACTATCGATGGTTTCCAAAAGCCCGTTTCCTCTCAGGTGCATCTTTGCACCCACTGCCTAGGTCATATAATCATTTCCCGTAATATCCAGGGCATTAATTTCGAGCTTTGTCAAATTCGACATGATAACTGTATTCATAAAATAGTATATAAATATAGTAAAGACGGAAATTTAAATGCATAATTTAAATGCAGAAATTAAAGGCATAAAATAAAAGCAAAAATTAAACTGCATAAATTTAAATTGCATAAATTTAAATTACAGAAATTTAAATAGCGTA
Proteins encoded:
- the LOC106308705 gene encoding uncharacterized protein LOC106308705 — its product is MHLRGNGLLETIDSSKTVSDEKKTKAMIFLRHHIHDGLKDEYITKEDPFDLWKSLKERFDHQKYVILPKAKHEWIHLRFQDYKSVSEFNSAMFGITSRMMLCGEKISDYDIITLSTFNPKNVILQQQYRVNGYTRYSELMQVLLVAEQINQLVTLNHQARPTGSAPFPEVNVVSSSYDNKRGRGRGRSGNRYHGRGRGRGRRFRPYDERNNKDFHENERNAEEMDIILRL